In Cumulibacter manganitolerans, the genomic window CGGGGTCATGGCCGACCCGGGCGATGTCGCGCTGGCCGAGATCATCGAGGTGCGCAAGCAGCAGGCCGCGCTGCACCGCCGCGAGCTCGAGCTGCTGGTGACCATGCGCCGCAACGCGGCCTCGCGGCTGCCGGACGACGCGGTCCCCGGCGGCGTGCGGCGGCTCTTCGGCGAGCCGGCCGACCGGTGGGTGCGCGCCGCCGAGATCGTCGCCGCCGAGCTCGCGCCCGCTCTGGAGATCTCGCCGCTGACCGCGATGAACCTGGTGCACTGCGCCGATCGCGCCGTCCGGCTGTTCGGCGGCCTGCTCGAGCGGCTCGGCGACGACGCGGCGTTCGACGCCGCGCGGTTGCGAGCGGTCGATCAGCTCACCAGCGAGCTCAGCGACCCGCACGCCGAACGGGTCGCCGAGCTGCTGGCGCGCTCGGCCACGATCGGCACGCCCGCCCGGTGGCGGGCACGGGTGCAGCGAGTGATCGGACGCGTCACCGGCACCGACATCTCCCAGCAGCGCCGCCGCCGGGGCATCGCCGATCGCCACCTGTCGATCGGGAAGATCGACATCCACGGGATGTGCGCGGTCTCCGGCTATCTACCCGCCGCCGAGGCGGCGGAAGCCGATGCGGCGCTCGAGTTCATGGCCGCCACCGCAGACGCCGGCGACCGGCGCACCCACGACCAGAAACGGGCCGACGCGTTCCTCACCGCACTGCGCGGGCCGGCCGCCTTCCGGCGGCACGACGTCGGCGACGACGTGGACCGCCTCGAGCAGCCGTACGTCGACATCGACGCCCAGCCGGCCA contains:
- a CDS encoding HNH endonuclease signature motif containing protein; amino-acid sequence: GVMADPGDVALAEIIEVRKQQAALHRRELELLVTMRRNAASRLPDDAVPGGVRRLFGEPADRWVRAAEIVAAELAPALEISPLTAMNLVHCADRAVRLFGGLLERLGDDAAFDAARLRAVDQLTSELSDPHAERVAELLARSATIGTPARWRARVQRVIGRVTGTDISQQRRRRGIADRHLSIGKIDIHGMCAVSGYLPAAEAAEADAALEFMAATADAGDRRTHDQKRADAFLTALRGPAAFRRHDVGDDVDRLEQPYVDIDAQPANVTDEEADLVAAVWAKIRELGTQVNLTIPQIPQRLVQITVPAPILAGADLVRRPEADYAAASIGRLGEIDPAYARLLARDARWRRIVVDPLSGAPLDVGTKQYRPPKRMRTRLYVRDGTCRFPGCERPAHRCELDHVIPHRPDGTGGTTADT